The following proteins are encoded in a genomic region of Nitratireductor sp. GISD-1A_MAKvit:
- the edd gene encoding phosphogluconate dehydratase, giving the protein MTARPEIEAVTARIRERSRASREAYLERLDHAAGQAVHRSVLSCGNLAHGFAACGPTDKAALSGDRVPNLGIVTAYNDMLSAHQPFEPYPNMIKDAARAAGGVAQVAGGVPAMCDGVTQGQPGMELSLFSRDVIAMSAAVGLSHNMFDAAVYLGVCDKIVPGLVIAALTFGHLPAVFIPAGPMTSGLPNDEKARIRQLYAEGKVDRAALLEAESKSYHGPGTCTFYGTANSNQMLMEIMGLHTPGSSFINPNTPLRDALTKEAAKRALAITALGNEFTPVGRMIDERSIVNGVVGLNATGGSTNHTMHLVAMAAAAGIRLTWDDIAEISDHVPLLARVYPNGLADVNHFNAAGGMGFLIRELLDDGYLHEDVRTIWGEGLRPYTVEAKLADDGTVAREPAPATSGNEKVLTTAAKPFQESGGIRVLSGNLGKSIIKISAVKPEHRLIEAPAIIFHSQDEMQEAFKAGKLDRDFIAVIRFQGPKANGMPELHKLTPALGVLQDRGRRIALVTDGRMSGASGKVPAAIHVTPEALDGGMIGKLRDGDPMRLDAEKGTIEVLIDAEELAARESAAPDLSSNQFGMGRELFAGFRQLAGRADQGAAVF; this is encoded by the coding sequence ATGACCGCCAGACCCGAAATCGAAGCCGTCACAGCCCGCATCCGCGAGCGTTCACGTGCCAGCCGCGAAGCCTATCTTGAACGTCTCGACCATGCGGCCGGACAGGCCGTTCACCGCTCGGTTCTCTCTTGCGGCAACCTCGCCCATGGTTTTGCCGCCTGCGGCCCGACCGACAAGGCAGCGCTTTCAGGCGACCGGGTTCCCAATCTTGGCATTGTCACCGCCTATAACGACATGCTCTCGGCGCATCAGCCCTTTGAGCCCTACCCCAACATGATCAAGGACGCCGCGCGCGCAGCCGGCGGCGTGGCACAGGTGGCCGGCGGTGTGCCCGCCATGTGCGACGGCGTCACCCAGGGCCAGCCCGGCATGGAGCTCTCGCTTTTCTCGCGCGATGTCATCGCCATGTCGGCTGCCGTCGGCCTGTCGCACAACATGTTCGATGCCGCCGTCTATCTGGGCGTCTGCGACAAGATCGTGCCGGGCCTTGTGATTGCCGCCCTCACCTTCGGCCATCTGCCCGCCGTCTTCATCCCTGCCGGGCCAATGACATCCGGCCTGCCCAATGACGAAAAGGCGCGCATCCGACAGCTTTATGCCGAAGGCAAGGTCGACCGCGCCGCCCTGCTCGAAGCGGAGTCCAAATCCTATCACGGTCCCGGCACCTGCACCTTCTACGGCACCGCCAATTCCAACCAGATGCTGATGGAGATCATGGGCCTGCACACGCCAGGCTCCTCCTTCATCAACCCGAACACGCCCCTGCGTGACGCCCTGACGAAGGAAGCGGCCAAACGCGCGCTTGCCATCACGGCACTCGGGAACGAGTTCACGCCCGTTGGCCGCATGATCGACGAGCGCTCCATCGTCAATGGCGTGGTCGGGCTTAACGCCACCGGCGGCTCCACCAACCACACCATGCATCTGGTTGCCATGGCGGCGGCAGCCGGCATCAGGCTCACCTGGGACGACATTGCCGAAATCTCCGACCATGTGCCGCTTCTCGCCCGCGTCTATCCCAACGGGCTAGCGGACGTGAACCATTTTAACGCCGCCGGCGGCATGGGTTTCCTGATCCGCGAACTCCTCGACGACGGCTATCTGCACGAGGACGTGCGCACGATCTGGGGCGAGGGTCTGCGGCCTTACACGGTCGAGGCGAAGCTTGCCGATGACGGTACGGTCGCGCGTGAGCCCGCACCCGCCACCAGCGGCAACGAAAAGGTGCTCACCACCGCCGCCAAGCCGTTTCAGGAAAGCGGCGGCATCCGCGTCCTGTCTGGCAATCTGGGCAAGTCCATCATCAAGATTTCCGCCGTGAAACCCGAGCACCGGCTGATCGAGGCACCGGCCATCATCTTCCATTCGCAGGATGAGATGCAGGAGGCCTTCAAGGCCGGCAAGCTCGACCGCGACTTTATCGCGGTCATCCGCTTTCAGGGTCCCAAGGCCAATGGCATGCCCGAACTCCACAAGCTCACGCCTGCCCTCGGCGTGTTGCAGGATCGCGGTCGGCGCATCGCGCTTGTGACGGACGGACGCATGTCTGGCGCTTCCGGCAAGGTGCCGGCTGCCATCCATGTCACGCCCGAGGCGCTCGACGGCGGCATGATCGGCAAATTGCGTGACGGCGACCCGATGCGTCTTGATGCCGAGAAGGGCACGATTGAAGTGCTGATCGACGCCGAAGAGCTCGCCGCCCGCGAAAGTGCTGCACCCGACCTGTCCTCAAACCAGTTCGGCATGGGGCGCGAGCTTTTTGCGGGCTTTCGCCAGCTTGCAGGCCGGGCCGATCAGGGGGCGGCCGTTTTCTGA
- a CDS encoding DUF2254 domain-containing protein has product MNGYWFLFRRLSRALWFLPALFCVSALIVVALAYLSAGFFPDGLEESAIPITVSADALRNILGIVASSMLTVAVFALSTLVNLLTSAAQTGSPRAVPLFSGNRAARTTISVFIGAFLFSIIGIIGLSSGIYTLGGRLILFIATLFVVFAVVWALIRWVREISVVGRVVEMTSRLEDATRQALNRLGRDGLYGCSEGEGSPVGHEVAAGSVGFVQHFDPHALQDLAEEKGLVIHVRVRPGDYVDHASVIAVVIGEADEAVLKGIRGDFIIGEERTFDSDPGFGFLVLADVARRALSPGVNDPSTANHVLTVQTRLLADWALKEKGKERTDPPYPRIRFVSVGPERLLDEAFRPISYEAATAAPDVQQALLRGLASLASIAPDVFAKPAATLAEDFMARASSEGSHEPDIVALRKLAAGLIEGTERLAQPSKPTTKRNQ; this is encoded by the coding sequence GTGAACGGGTACTGGTTTCTATTCAGACGGCTTTCGCGGGCCCTGTGGTTTCTGCCGGCACTGTTCTGCGTGTCGGCGCTGATCGTGGTCGCGCTTGCCTATCTTTCCGCCGGTTTCTTCCCTGACGGGCTTGAAGAAAGCGCGATCCCGATCACCGTTTCGGCCGATGCCCTGCGCAACATTCTGGGCATCGTCGCTTCGAGCATGCTCACGGTGGCCGTGTTTGCGCTCTCCACGCTTGTGAACCTGCTGACAAGTGCTGCGCAGACCGGTTCGCCCCGCGCCGTGCCGCTCTTTTCAGGCAACCGCGCAGCCCGCACCACGATTTCCGTGTTCATCGGCGCGTTTCTCTTTTCCATCATCGGCATTATCGGCCTGTCGAGTGGCATCTACACGCTGGGCGGGCGCCTGATCCTGTTCATCGCCACTCTCTTCGTCGTCTTCGCCGTTGTCTGGGCGCTCATCCGCTGGGTGCGTGAAATATCGGTCGTAGGCCGCGTGGTGGAGATGACGAGCCGGCTCGAAGATGCGACCCGCCAGGCGCTCAACCGGCTTGGCCGCGACGGGCTTTATGGCTGCAGCGAGGGCGAAGGTTCACCCGTCGGACACGAGGTTGCAGCGGGTAGCGTCGGTTTCGTGCAGCATTTCGACCCCCATGCGCTTCAGGATCTGGCGGAAGAAAAGGGGCTTGTGATCCATGTGCGCGTCCGGCCCGGAGATTATGTAGACCATGCTTCAGTCATCGCCGTGGTTATCGGCGAGGCGGATGAGGCGGTGCTGAAGGGCATACGTGGCGATTTCATCATCGGCGAGGAGCGCACCTTCGATTCCGATCCCGGTTTCGGCTTTCTGGTTCTGGCCGATGTGGCGCGGCGGGCCCTGTCGCCCGGCGTCAACGATCCATCGACAGCCAACCACGTGCTTACCGTGCAGACACGCCTTCTGGCCGACTGGGCGCTCAAGGAGAAAGGGAAGGAAAGGACGGATCCACCCTATCCGCGCATTCGTTTTGTATCGGTCGGCCCGGAGCGTTTGCTGGACGAAGCCTTTCGGCCGATTTCCTACGAAGCGGCTACTGCAGCACCAGATGTTCAACAGGCATTGCTGCGCGGCCTTGCCTCGCTTGCCAGCATCGCTCCGGACGTTTTCGCAAAACCCGCGGCAACCCTTGCGGAGGATTTCATGGCCCGCGCCAGTTCTGAAGGTTCGCACGAGCCCGACATTGTAGCTCTGCGAAAGTTGGCAGCCGGCTTGATCGAAGGCACCGAGCGCCTGGCACAACCATCAAAACCAACCACCAAGCGCAATCAATAG
- a CDS encoding GlxA family transcriptional regulator yields the protein MGEARQDTRQFAFLLVDRFSMFSLAAAIDTVRSANRLLGHDVYSWVTVSADGEAVMASNGLPIKIDYAIADLPPVDILFVCVGLTTEFPGKSTVLAGLRSLGRRGAALGALAAGSYLLAEAGQLEGHRCTIHWENRASFMERFPEIECTGNVYEIDRKRYTCAGVTTSIDLMLEIVRNDLGVELANEVANQFQHERIRSPGDRQRTGPERDLTGKSEKLKKIVELMADNLDEPYSAVQLAKAASLSVRQVERLFLRHLGMTPGRYYMRLRLERARELLRQTNMPILDVAIATGFTSHSYFAQSYRQQFGRPPSEERRTTY from the coding sequence ATGGGCGAGGCGCGGCAGGATACCCGGCAGTTTGCCTTTCTGCTGGTGGACAGATTTTCGATGTTTTCGCTGGCGGCGGCCATCGACACGGTTCGCTCGGCCAATCGTCTGCTGGGACACGACGTCTACAGCTGGGTGACGGTTTCCGCCGATGGTGAAGCGGTGATGGCCTCCAACGGGCTGCCCATCAAGATCGACTATGCGATTGCCGACCTGCCGCCGGTGGATATCCTGTTTGTCTGTGTCGGGTTGACGACGGAGTTTCCCGGCAAGAGCACGGTGCTGGCGGGTTTGCGTTCGCTTGGCCGTCGTGGTGCAGCACTTGGTGCGCTGGCGGCCGGCTCCTACCTTCTGGCCGAGGCGGGGCAGCTTGAGGGACATCGCTGCACGATCCACTGGGAAAACCGGGCTTCCTTCATGGAGCGTTTTCCGGAGATCGAGTGCACCGGAAATGTCTACGAGATCGACCGGAAGCGCTATACCTGCGCCGGCGTGACCACTTCCATAGATCTGATGCTGGAAATCGTGCGCAACGATCTGGGCGTGGAACTGGCCAACGAGGTGGCCAACCAGTTCCAGCACGAGCGCATCCGCTCGCCGGGTGACCGCCAGCGGACCGGGCCGGAGCGTGATCTCACCGGGAAATCGGAGAAGCTGAAGAAGATCGTCGAGCTGATGGCCGACAATCTGGATGAGCCCTATTCGGCGGTGCAGCTCGCCAAGGCGGCAAGCCTTTCGGTCCGGCAGGTGGAGCGGCTGTTCCTGCGGCATCTGGGCATGACGCCGGGGCGCTATTACATGCGGCTGAGGCTGGAGCGGGCGCGCGAGCTTCTGCGCCAGACCAACATGCCGATCCTCGATGTGGCGATCGCCACCGGTTTCACCTCGCACTCCTATTTCGCGCAAAGCTACCGCCAGCAGTTTGGGCGCCCGCCATCGGAAGAGAGGCGCACCACCTATTGA
- the folD gene encoding bifunctional methylenetetrahydrofolate dehydrogenase/methenyltetrahydrofolate cyclohydrolase FolD: MAELIDGKTLAEEVVAKVKTETARLAETGVTPGLAVVIVGEDPASQVYVASKSRRAKECGFHSVQHSLPEETGEDALVKLVEELNADPAIHGILVQLPLPKHIDEGRIIQTIDPDKDVDGFHFINVGRLGTGTLGSAFVPCTPAGAMLMLERVRGRDLSGLSAVVIGRSNIVGKPMANLLLAANATVTIAHSRTKDLPALARTADILVAAVGRPEMIRGDWVKPGATVIDVGINRIPAPEKGAGKTRLVGDVAFAEAKEHAGAITPVPGGVGPMTIAMLMANTLTSAYRTAGLEPPAF, encoded by the coding sequence ATGGCCGAACTCATCGACGGAAAAACGCTTGCGGAAGAGGTGGTGGCGAAGGTCAAGACCGAGACCGCCAGGCTCGCTGAAACCGGTGTTACGCCGGGGCTCGCGGTGGTGATCGTCGGAGAGGATCCTGCCAGCCAGGTCTATGTCGCCTCCAAATCGCGCCGCGCGAAGGAATGCGGATTTCATTCAGTGCAGCATTCTCTGCCAGAGGAAACCGGTGAGGACGCGCTGGTGAAACTGGTCGAGGAGCTCAACGCCGATCCGGCGATCCACGGCATTCTGGTGCAACTGCCCCTGCCGAAACACATCGACGAGGGCCGTATCATTCAGACAATCGACCCCGACAAGGATGTCGACGGATTTCACTTCATCAATGTGGGGCGTCTTGGCACGGGTACGCTCGGTAGTGCCTTCGTGCCCTGCACACCAGCCGGTGCGATGCTGATGCTGGAGCGGGTGCGTGGCCGCGATCTTTCCGGCCTCTCGGCGGTGGTGATCGGACGCTCCAACATCGTCGGCAAGCCGATGGCAAACCTGCTTCTGGCAGCGAACGCCACGGTGACGATCGCCCACAGTCGAACGAAGGACCTTCCCGCGCTTGCAAGAACCGCCGACATTCTGGTTGCGGCCGTTGGCCGCCCGGAAATGATCAGGGGAGACTGGGTGAAACCCGGCGCCACGGTGATCGACGTGGGCATCAACCGCATTCCAGCGCCGGAAAAAGGCGCGGGAAAGACCCGGCTTGTTGGCGATGTCGCATTTGCCGAGGCGAAGGAACACGCCGGGGCGATCACGCCGGTGCCCGGCGGGGTGGGGCCAATGACCATCGCGATGTTGATGGCCAACACGCTGACCTCCGCATATCGCACTGCGGGGCTTGAACCACCCGCTTTCTAG
- a CDS encoding GumC family protein, with translation MFDADNPKRKPSGNRGHARSLLSMQSPQDESPSRTGRNTSLLAHSSPESEPRDTRRERAASAQAYLQRAEAGPRNGEKPVTRDRRKPMRGAGAARPETSAASERTPIHKRILDRLFPLPEPAGEGRRTERPPAARAAYARPHQRAVPPQMEDDEPQPPRTRRRPAHTQAHARTAAGRADDRLWRPLIDPVRVIGGIFRAKWLILLTTIIGAVLGVMTALSTPKEYYAATQLIFDPRNLQLVERDLTPGGLPSDATLALIENQVAIITSGNVLARVVDELDLADDPEFNGTAGGSVLGLLLSPRALVSALVNGGGESDGSSARHSIAVDNLADALDVGRNAKTFIITIGATTEDPEKSALIATTTRDVFLSTFGELQSATAGRANREIIEQLKSLRAEVEQAERAVADFKAKNDIVDAQGRLITDDEIVRLSEQLSAARARTSELNARAAAARSLDVETVLGGALPEQIASPVMTELLAQYSSLKQQAGRLAVRLGSRHPDRLSVEAELAGARDEIARELRRVVASNQVELQRAVQLEQDLAAQLARLKVQKGELEGERVTLRELEREANAKRSVYESLLLRARETGQQERLNNANVSVISQAVPPLDPTGPSRSSIAMAGMILGFVFGVGIGAAGGAIQSLRENMAARQADEDGGDEGDHGVDADPEPDPTPPEGGRRWREADEGGYRHAAWRERPHDRTARTSERHAHAHAPTDWENEDEFRHALEGEEGLEPAEPFEELAEERHPPQPSAPPTQPGWPAGQVMVHPGMMPFMPPMQQAVGMPMMQPYPIWQQAPAPTQSGFPFTPQQAPVGQQHTPEHVAREEFGAERFADIHDRLKAVRREIDALTARRSNRHRY, from the coding sequence ATGTTCGACGCCGACAATCCCAAAAGGAAACCGTCCGGGAACAGGGGGCATGCCCGCTCGCTGCTGTCGATGCAGTCACCGCAGGACGAAAGCCCATCAAGAACAGGGCGCAACACGTCGCTTCTGGCGCATTCCAGCCCGGAATCGGAACCTCGTGATACGCGTCGCGAGCGTGCCGCTTCGGCGCAGGCCTATCTGCAGAGGGCCGAGGCAGGCCCGCGCAACGGCGAAAAACCGGTCACCCGGGACCGCAGAAAACCCATGCGTGGGGCAGGTGCCGCCAGGCCAGAAACAAGTGCCGCATCCGAACGGACGCCAATCCACAAGCGCATTCTCGACCGGCTGTTTCCCTTGCCCGAACCCGCGGGAGAAGGCAGGCGGACCGAGCGTCCCCCGGCGGCGCGGGCCGCTTACGCCCGGCCGCACCAGCGGGCGGTGCCTCCTCAGATGGAAGATGACGAGCCGCAGCCTCCACGCACGCGTCGGCGCCCAGCCCATACCCAAGCCCATGCGCGTACCGCCGCAGGTCGTGCAGACGACAGGCTGTGGCGTCCGCTGATCGACCCGGTGCGGGTCATTGGCGGCATCTTCCGGGCCAAATGGCTGATCCTGCTGACCACGATCATCGGGGCGGTGCTCGGTGTGATGACCGCGCTTTCGACACCGAAAGAATACTATGCCGCCACACAACTTATTTTCGATCCGCGCAATCTGCAGCTTGTGGAGCGCGACCTGACACCGGGAGGCTTGCCATCAGATGCAACCCTGGCACTGATCGAAAATCAGGTCGCAATCATCACCTCGGGCAATGTGCTGGCGCGCGTGGTGGACGAACTGGACCTCGCTGACGATCCCGAGTTCAACGGCACCGCCGGTGGTTCCGTTCTGGGACTGCTGCTCAGTCCGCGTGCACTCGTTTCCGCCCTTGTGAATGGCGGGGGTGAAAGCGACGGAAGCTCGGCACGGCACTCCATCGCCGTCGACAATCTGGCAGACGCGCTCGATGTGGGGCGCAACGCGAAAACCTTCATCATCACCATTGGGGCCACCACGGAGGACCCCGAAAAATCGGCGCTGATCGCCACGACCACCCGGGATGTCTTCCTGTCGACCTTCGGCGAACTGCAGTCTGCAACGGCCGGCCGCGCCAACCGGGAGATCATCGAACAGCTGAAGTCGCTGCGGGCCGAAGTGGAGCAGGCAGAGCGCGCCGTTGCGGACTTCAAGGCGAAAAACGACATCGTCGATGCGCAGGGGCGTCTCATCACGGATGATGAGATCGTGCGTCTCAGCGAACAGCTCTCGGCCGCACGGGCACGGACATCGGAACTGAATGCCCGCGCTGCGGCAGCCCGCTCGCTTGACGTGGAGACGGTTCTGGGAGGCGCTCTTCCCGAACAGATCGCATCGCCAGTGATGACGGAGCTTCTGGCGCAATACTCAAGTCTGAAGCAGCAGGCAGGACGGCTGGCGGTGCGGCTTGGTTCGCGTCACCCCGATCGCCTTTCGGTCGAGGCGGAACTGGCGGGCGCGCGCGACGAGATTGCGCGGGAACTGCGCCGTGTCGTGGCGTCAAACCAGGTGGAATTGCAGCGCGCCGTGCAGCTTGAGCAGGATCTCGCCGCGCAGCTGGCGCGTCTGAAGGTGCAGAAGGGCGAGCTGGAAGGGGAGCGCGTGACGCTTCGCGAACTGGAGCGCGAGGCCAATGCCAAGCGCTCGGTCTACGAATCCCTGCTGCTGCGCGCGCGCGAAACCGGTCAGCAGGAACGTTTGAACAACGCCAATGTGAGCGTGATTTCGCAGGCGGTCCCGCCGCTCGACCCCACCGGTCCCTCGCGGTCTTCGATCGCCATGGCGGGAATGATTCTCGGCTTTGTTTTCGGTGTCGGGATTGGCGCTGCGGGCGGAGCCATCCAGAGTTTGCGCGAAAACATGGCGGCCAGACAGGCCGACGAAGATGGGGGCGACGAAGGCGATCATGGTGTCGACGCCGACCCGGAGCCCGATCCCACGCCGCCGGAAGGCGGCAGGCGCTGGCGAGAGGCCGATGAAGGCGGGTATCGCCACGCCGCATGGCGGGAGCGCCCGCATGATCGGACAGCGCGCACTTCTGAACGCCACGCCCACGCGCATGCCCCGACTGACTGGGAAAATGAGGACGAATTCCGGCATGCGCTGGAAGGGGAAGAAGGCCTGGAACCGGCGGAACCGTTCGAGGAGCTGGCAGAGGAGCGCCATCCGCCCCAGCCGTCCGCTCCCCCGACCCAGCCTGGCTGGCCGGCAGGGCAGGTCATGGTTCATCCCGGCATGATGCCCTTCATGCCTCCCATGCAGCAGGCAGTTGGCATGCCGATGATGCAGCCCTACCCGATATGGCAGCAGGCTCCTGCACCCACGCAGAGCGGTTTTCCTTTCACGCCGCAGCAAGCGCCGGTTGGGCAGCAGCACACACCCGAGCATGTCGCCAGGGAAGAGTTTGGCGCAGAGCGTTTCGCCGATATCCACGACCGTCTCAAGGCGGTACGTCGCGAAATCGATGCGCTGACGGCACGCCGGTCGAACAGGCATCGTTACTGA
- a CDS encoding lipopolysaccharide biosynthesis protein, with translation MLQGLLISLRSIINSQRQVLRDYLATISGSAGRLVFSLAYFVILANSLSISDFGLFATASAAGVMVGRLLAFGFTATLYRIATVKERLLGAYTSGFLLLALASLPAILLASALLYVAFFAGDMRVLPFGLVIASEAVAWRLTETVIVVNNGLHRFSRAAILLIVSIAIRALAAFLFTFHSSHDLLSWTVFYLAANSSALAIALVFFTPRYRLRLQPALYWRRLPDALFVAGAEVLFYLQMELDKLLVLALGNPKLAGIYAIIMRLVDLTAIPIRSFSMLLVQRMMRQPEMLASWRLRLGIEGAVFVVSTAALATLSLILLFYPTLLGQNVAEAAPLVILALAIPGLRNLSEYHSDLLFARGQTFIRALNLGALAMAKAALLSLVVTLFVRPDDILLSLNAVFAVLYVLSMVLTYRALSKPAKRV, from the coding sequence ATGTTACAGGGGCTTCTCATCTCGCTACGCAGCATCATCAACAGCCAGCGCCAGGTGTTGCGCGACTATCTGGCAACGATCAGCGGCTCGGCCGGGCGGCTTGTGTTTTCGCTCGCCTATTTCGTGATTCTTGCGAACAGCCTGTCCATCTCGGATTTCGGTCTGTTCGCCACGGCTTCCGCAGCCGGTGTCATGGTTGGTCGGCTTCTTGCCTTTGGCTTCACCGCAACGCTCTATCGTATCGCAACGGTAAAAGAGCGCCTTCTGGGTGCGTATACGTCGGGATTTCTTCTGCTGGCACTCGCCTCCCTGCCGGCCATACTCTTGGCGAGTGCGCTTCTTTACGTGGCGTTTTTCGCCGGCGACATGCGGGTTCTGCCATTTGGTCTCGTCATAGCGTCCGAGGCGGTTGCGTGGCGGCTTACCGAGACGGTGATTGTGGTCAACAATGGCCTCCACCGCTTTTCACGTGCCGCAATATTGCTCATCGTCAGCATCGCGATACGCGCGCTTGCCGCATTTCTCTTCACCTTCCATTCCAGCCATGATCTGTTGAGCTGGACGGTGTTTTACCTGGCGGCAAACAGCTCAGCCCTTGCCATTGCGCTCGTGTTTTTCACGCCGCGGTATCGCCTGCGGCTGCAACCGGCGCTCTACTGGCGCCGTCTGCCTGATGCTCTCTTTGTGGCCGGTGCAGAAGTTCTCTTCTATCTGCAGATGGAGCTCGACAAGCTTCTGGTTCTGGCGCTGGGCAATCCGAAACTCGCCGGCATCTACGCGATCATCATGCGGTTGGTCGACCTCACCGCGATACCCATCCGGTCATTTTCGATGCTGTTGGTCCAGCGGATGATGCGCCAACCCGAGATGCTGGCCAGCTGGCGGCTGCGCCTTGGCATTGAGGGCGCGGTTTTTGTCGTCTCCACCGCCGCGCTCGCCACGCTTTCACTGATCCTGCTTTTCTACCCAACACTGCTTGGTCAAAACGTTGCCGAGGCCGCACCGCTGGTCATTCTGGCACTTGCGATACCAGGCCTGCGCAATCTCAGTGAATATCATTCGGATCTGCTTTTCGCGCGCGGTCAGACTTTCATTCGCGCGCTCAATCTGGGCGCACTTGCGATGGCAAAAGCAGCGCTTCTGTCGCTGGTTGTCACCCTGTTTGTGCGGCCGGACGATATCCTCCTTTCCCTGAACGCGGTGTTCGCGGTCCTTTACGTCCTGTCCATGGTGCTCACATATCGCGCACTCTCCAAACCGGCGAAGCGCGTTTAG
- a CDS encoding DUF6492 family protein codes for MTAGAGNGAALVTPSYAGDFERCRLLCETMDRFVTGFDRHYLLVASHDVERFRALESDRRVVVDERDLLPSWLHAVRDPTSLFKRHVWLSTRVAPLRGWHVQQLRRIAFAQMAQEETLVYCDSDVVFLRPFDCADFWRDGRMRLYRRSGGMHTLNDMGHREWATNAGRALGLPREQVSHHDYITTLIAWRRDTVLGMLRHIETVHDKPWINAVVADRRFSECILYGRYVDEVLKGEGHFHDDRALCHIYWSGPELDAAAMRKFISGMEPYQVAIGIQSFTETSLEPLRDLVG; via the coding sequence ATGACGGCCGGAGCGGGGAACGGCGCTGCGCTCGTAACGCCAAGCTATGCCGGGGATTTCGAACGATGCCGGCTTCTTTGCGAGACGATGGACCGGTTCGTCACCGGGTTCGACCGCCATTATCTGCTTGTTGCCAGCCACGATGTCGAGCGATTCCGGGCGCTGGAATCGGACCGTCGCGTTGTTGTCGACGAGCGCGATCTTCTGCCTTCATGGCTTCATGCGGTTCGCGATCCGACAAGCCTGTTCAAGCGGCATGTTTGGCTGAGCACACGGGTCGCACCGCTTCGCGGCTGGCATGTCCAGCAATTGCGCCGGATCGCCTTTGCGCAAATGGCGCAGGAGGAAACGCTGGTCTATTGCGATTCGGACGTGGTGTTTCTGAGGCCATTCGATTGCGCGGACTTCTGGCGCGACGGGCGGATGCGGCTGTACCGGCGCAGTGGTGGCATGCACACACTGAACGACATGGGACACCGGGAATGGGCGACCAATGCGGGGCGTGCTCTCGGATTGCCCCGGGAACAGGTTTCCCATCATGATTACATTACCACGCTGATCGCCTGGCGGCGCGACACGGTGCTTGGCATGCTCCGGCATATCGAGACCGTGCACGACAAACCCTGGATCAACGCCGTGGTGGCCGATCGGCGGTTTTCCGAGTGTATTCTCTACGGTCGTTACGTGGACGAAGTGCTCAAGGGCGAGGGGCATTTCCACGATGATCGTGCTCTTTGCCACATCTACTGGTCCGGGCCGGAACTGGACGCTGCAGCCATGCGGAAATTCATCTCCGGAATGGAGCCCTATCAGGTGGCCATCGGCATACAGTCCTTCACCGAAACGAGCCTGGAACCCCTGCGCGATCTGGTGGGATAG
- a CDS encoding WecB/TagA/CpsF family glycosyltransferase translates to MNLEAPTRAGIVPRRDILGTDVSVISRDDATALLAESIAARHFTRVTFLNAHNANVAIANRQFRQALPGFLVLADGVGVDIASKVLYGEAFPDNLNGTDFVPDFLKSQPGKLTVGLLGSRRENALCAAEKLAQHAPQHEFVFLHDGYFDVQQEQAILETLKEKRPDIVLVAMGVPRQELWIAEKLGPEHCTVPIAVGALLDFLSGAVPRAPAWMRRMRLEWLFRLGLEPRRLWRRYVVGNPLFLLRVLGQRIRGGRGRG, encoded by the coding sequence ATGAACCTGGAAGCGCCGACCAGGGCTGGCATCGTGCCGCGCCGGGATATACTGGGCACGGATGTTTCGGTGATCAGCCGCGATGACGCAACGGCCCTGCTGGCAGAAAGCATTGCCGCGCGACATTTCACCCGGGTGACGTTTCTCAACGCGCACAATGCCAATGTGGCGATTGCAAACCGGCAGTTCCGCCAGGCGCTTCCCGGATTTCTCGTGCTTGCCGACGGGGTGGGCGTCGATATCGCCTCGAAGGTGCTTTACGGTGAGGCGTTTCCGGACAATCTCAACGGGACGGACTTCGTGCCCGATTTCTTGAAGAGCCAACCTGGAAAACTGACGGTGGGGCTGCTGGGATCCCGGCGTGAGAACGCTCTGTGTGCTGCGGAAAAGCTGGCGCAGCATGCGCCACAGCATGAGTTTGTCTTTCTCCACGACGGCTATTTCGACGTGCAGCAGGAACAGGCCATTCTGGAAACGCTTAAGGAAAAACGGCCCGACATCGTTCTGGTCGCCATGGGGGTCCCGCGTCAGGAACTCTGGATCGCGGAGAAGCTTGGCCCGGAACACTGCACCGTGCCGATCGCCGTGGGTGCATTGCTTGATTTTCTAAGCGGTGCGGTGCCTCGCGCGCCGGCCTGGATGCGGCGGATGCGGCTTGAGTGGCTGTTTCGCCTCGGACTGGAGCCGCGACGCCTGTGGCGTCGCTATGTGGTGGGCAATCCGCTTTTCCTTCTGCGTGTGCTCGGACAGAGAATTCGAGGCGGGAGAGGCAGAGGATGA